The following proteins come from a genomic window of Trifolium pratense cultivar HEN17-A07 linkage group LG4, ARS_RC_1.1, whole genome shotgun sequence:
- the LOC123920946 gene encoding uncharacterized protein LOC123920946 isoform X2: protein MLMITAWITDLFACMGGCFGCCVKPTPIIAVDEPAKGLRIQGQTMRKPSASDGFWSSSPCDLDNSTIQSQRSISSVSTLNQILYQSSATSTAGTDPEFVNQGLLLWNESRLQWVGRGLSEKQSQQKQESRLNRNATYESLLGTRQPFPKSVPLSEMVEFLVDVWESEGMYG from the exons aTGCTGATGATTACCGCTTGGATCACTGACCTCTTCGCTTGCATGGG TGGTTGTTTTGGATGCTGTGTGAAACCTACACCAATTATTGCTGTCGATGAGCCGGCCAAAGGACTAAGAATTCAGGGGCAGACAATGAGAAAACCATCCGCATCAGATGGATTCTGGAGTTCTAGCCCTTGTGATCTGGATAACAGCACAATTCAATCTCAACGAAGTATATCATCTGTCAGTACTTTAAATCAAATCCTGTATCAAAGCAGTGCAACTTCTACTGCAGGCACTGATCCTGAATTTGTAAACCAAG GTCTTCTTCTTTGGAATGAAAGCAGACTTCAGTGGGTTGGACGGGGCTTATCTGAGAAGCAAAGCCAACAAAAACAAGAATCCCGACTAAA TCGGAATGCAACTTATGAAAGTTTGCTTGGAACTAGACAACCTTTCCCAAAGTCCGTACCTTTATCT GAAATGGTTGAATTCCTTGTGGATGTTTGGGAGAGTGAAGGAATGTATGGTTGA
- the LOC123920946 gene encoding uncharacterized protein LOC123920946 isoform X1: MLMITAWITDLFACMGGCFGCCVKPTPIIAVDEPAKGLRIQGQTMRKPSASDGFWSSSPCDLDNSTIQSQRSISSVSTLNQILYQSSATSTAGTDPEFVNQGLLLWNESRLQWVGRGLSEKQSQQKQESRLNLSAFLPCGWLISFCVYCSRNATYESLLGTRQPFPKSVPLSEMVEFLVDVWESEGMYG; the protein is encoded by the exons aTGCTGATGATTACCGCTTGGATCACTGACCTCTTCGCTTGCATGGG TGGTTGTTTTGGATGCTGTGTGAAACCTACACCAATTATTGCTGTCGATGAGCCGGCCAAAGGACTAAGAATTCAGGGGCAGACAATGAGAAAACCATCCGCATCAGATGGATTCTGGAGTTCTAGCCCTTGTGATCTGGATAACAGCACAATTCAATCTCAACGAAGTATATCATCTGTCAGTACTTTAAATCAAATCCTGTATCAAAGCAGTGCAACTTCTACTGCAGGCACTGATCCTGAATTTGTAAACCAAG GTCTTCTTCTTTGGAATGAAAGCAGACTTCAGTGGGTTGGACGGGGCTTATCTGAGAAGCAAAGCCAACAAAAACAAGAATCCCGACTAAA TCTTTCTGCGTTTCTCCCCTGTGGATGGCTTATCAGTTTTTGTGTTTACTGTAGTCGGAATGCAACTTATGAAAGTTTGCTTGGAACTAGACAACCTTTCCCAAAGTCCGTACCTTTATCT GAAATGGTTGAATTCCTTGTGGATGTTTGGGAGAGTGAAGGAATGTATGGTTGA